The following coding sequences lie in one Oncorhynchus kisutch isolate 150728-3 linkage group LG17, Okis_V2, whole genome shotgun sequence genomic window:
- the LOC109907994 gene encoding G-protein coupled receptor 37-like 1, whose translation MIPFISLVILLTVWASDAKNVPQTNSASVEKDMSNLDIQVIQSHGYGDEDVKQLQFDKQHKRAPRGAETMDTDAGEPQSTFSQSYENEFFTTPRATQFSNSTLDTGATGANTDGDQDNTSTTERGITHIHNPLYPVTDSSYTAYAVMFLSLVVFAVGIIGNLAVMCIVWHNYYMRSAWNYILASLAFWDFLVLCFCLPVVVFNELTNKRLLGDISCRVVPYMEVTSLGVTSFSLCALGIDRFNATTSSQPKTRRVERCQSVLAKLLVIWVGSMVLAAPELLLWQLSQAVSPATGALMDSCTMNPTSNLPESIYALVINYHECRMWWYFGCYFCLPVVFTLLCQLATCHVSNDGIPERLEERSPSKKQKIQHSQQVERQLNCTVMALAVVYGICALPENVCNIVLAYTAMPISDDTATLLALINQFFLFFKSSVTPVLLLCLCKSLGQAFMDCCCCCCEECQPGSSSSPGTEAKLKSTSSIFFDKAKDSSTILSISGSS comes from the exons ATGATTCCCTTTATTTCATTGGTGATACTATTGACAGTGTGGGCTTCCGATGCAAAAAATGTTCCACAGACAAACAGTGCATCTGTTGAAAAGGATATGTCAAATCTCGACATTCAAGTCATTCAAAGCCATGGTTATGGTGATGAGGATGTAAAACAACTGCAATTTGACAAACAGCACAAGAGAGCGCCGCGGGGCGCAGAGACCATGGACACAGACGCAGGTGAACCTCAGTCTACCTTCTCACAGTCTTATGAGAATGAATTCTTCACCACACCCAGAGCCACCCAGTTCTCTAACTCAACCCTAGACACTGGAGCCACTGGGGCCAACACAGATGGGGACCAGGACAATACCAGCACCACAGAGCGGGGCATCACCCACATCCACAACCCTCTGTACCCAGTGACTGACAGCTCCTACACTGCCTACGCTGTCATGTTCCTGTCCCTGGTGGTGTTCGCTGTGGGGATTATAGGGAACCTGGCTGTGATGTGCATCGTCTGGCACAACTACTACATGAGGAGTGCCTGGAACTACATCCTGGCCAGCTTGGCTTTCTGGGATTTCCTGGTGCTCTGCTTCTGTTTACCTGTGGTGGTCTTCAATGAGCTCACCAATAAGAGGCTGCTGGGGGACATCTCATGCAGAGTGGTACCATATATGGAG GTGACTTCCCTAGGGGTGACTTCCTTCAGCCTGTGTGCCCTGGGTATCGACCGCTTTAATGCTACCACTAGCTCCCAGCCCAAGACCCGTCGGGTGGAGCGCTGTCAGTCCGTCCTGGCCAAGCTGCTGGTCATCTGGGTTGGTTCCATGGTGCTGGCGGCCCCAGAGCTGCTCCTATGGCAGCTCAGCCAGGCCGTGTCTCCAGCCACAGGGGCCTTGATGGACTCCTGCACCATGAACCCCACCTCCAACCTTCCCGAGTCCATCTACGCCCTGGTCATCAACTACCACGAGTGCCGCATGTGGTGGTACTTTGGCTGCTACTTCTGCCTGCCCGTAGTCTTCACCCTGCTGTGCCAGCTGGCCACCTGCCACGTGTCCAATGACGGTATCCCTGAGCGTCTGGAGGAGCGCTCCCCCTCCAAGAAGCAGAAGATACAACACAGTCAACAGGTGGAGCGCCAGCTCAACTGCACCGTGATGGCCCTGGCCGTGGTCTATGGCATCTGCGCCCTGCCGGAGAACGTGTGCAACATCGTTCTGGCCTACACCGCCATGCCCATCTCTGATGACACCGCCACCCTACTGGCCCTCATCAACCAGTTTTTCTTGTTCTTCAAGTCGTCGGTGACACCGGTGCTGCTGTTGTGCCTCTGTAAGTCCCTGGGCCAGGCCTTCAtggactgctgctgctgctgctgtgagGAGTGCCAACCCGGCAGTTCCTCTTCCCCTGGCACCGAGGCCAAACTCAAGAGCACATCCTCCATCTTCTTTGACAAAGCCAAGGACAGCTCCACCATCCTGTCAATCAGCGGGTCCAGCTGA
- the LOC109907992 gene encoding ADP-ribosylation factor-like protein 8A: MIALINKLLDWFKALFWKEEMELTLVGLQYSGKTTFVNVIASGQFSEDMIPTVGFNMRKITKGNVTIKLWDIGGQPRFRSMWERYCRGVSAIVYMVDAADPEKIEASKNELHNLLDKPQLQGIPVLVLGNKRDLPGSLDEKELIERMNLSAIQDREICCYSISCKEKDNIDITLQWLIQHSRTKRSTS, translated from the exons ATGATCGCTTTGATCAACAAGCTCCTTGACTGGTTTAAAGCACTATTTtggaaggaggagatggagttgACTTTGGTGGGACTACAGTATTCGGGAAAGACAACCTTCGTGAACGTGATTGCG TCTGGCCAGTTCAGTGAAGACATGATTCCCACAGTGGGCTTCAACATGAGGAAAATCACCAAGGGAAACGTCACCATTAAG CTGTGGGATATCGGCGGTCAGCCTCGATTCAGGAGTATGTGGGAGCGATACTGCCGAGGAGTCAGTGCCATCGT GTACATGGTTGATGCAGCTGATCCAGAGAAAATCGAGGCCTCTAAGAATGAACTACACAACTTGTTGGACAAGCCCCAGCTCCAGGGTATTCCT GTTCTTGTCTTGGGGAACAAGAGAGATCTTCCTGGGTCGCTTGATGAGAAAGAGCTGATTGAGAGGAT GAACCTCTCAGCCATCCAGGACAGAGAAATCTGCTGTTACTCTATCTCTTGCAAGGAAAAGGACAACATTG ATATAACACTACAGTGGCTGATCCAGCACTCCAGAACCAAGCGGAGCACTTCATGA
- the LOC109908543 gene encoding tyrosine-protein phosphatase non-receptor type 7-like isoform X2 — translation MNESVESPSSSQPVDQEQSFPCPAATAPRKPFQLQERRGSNVSLVLDVSTLSLGAVEPLCSISTPRETLLHLLRTSTRPLTPSQLQEASDETSRLNSEYQIPPNFVNPAELDIPGHALKDRYKTILPNPETRVCLRNPAAEEAGDTGRYINANYIKGYNGAPRAYIATQGPMLNTVHDFWEMVWQEGSTTIVMITKLKEKNEKCELYWPEKDGSYGRFEVRVSIVKECDGYTIRDMIIQVGSENRQVRHYWYSTWPDHQTPDCTGPLLRLVVDVDEHRQSIPSPGPTIVHCSAGIGRTGCFIASSIGCLQLQHTSKADVLQIVCKLRLDRGGMIQTSEQYQFLYLTLAQYSRQLGNTDSGSESPVPIQTIKTTGTCGDRESPAKT, via the exons ATGAATGAGTCAGTAGAATCCCCATCATCATCACAACCTGTGGACCAGGAACAGTCATTCCCCTGCCCTGCTGCCACAGCTCCTCGCAAACCATTCCAGCtccaggagag ACGGGGCTCCAATGTGTCCCTGGTGCTGGACGTGAGCACTCTCAGCCTGGGTGCGGTGGAGCCCTTGTGCTCCATCTCCACCCCCAGAGAGACCCTCCTCCACCTGCTGAGGACCTCAACACGCCCTCTGACCCCCTCTCAGCTGCAGGAGGCATCTGACGAGACCAGCAGGCTGAACTCAGAGTACCAG ATTCCTCCAAACTTTGTCAACCCTGCAGAGCTGGACATTCCAGGACACGCCTTAAAAGACAGATACAAGACCATACTGCCAA ATCCTGAGACCCGTGTGTGTCTGAGAAACCCTGCAGCAGAGGAAGCGGGTGATACTGGGAGATACATCAATGCAAACTACATAAAG GGTTACAACGGTGCACCCAGAGCCTACATCGCCACCCAGGGCCCCATGCTCAACACTGTGCATGACTTCTGGGAGATGGTGTGGCAGGAGGGATCCACCACCATTGTCATGATCACCAAGCTAAAGGAGAAGAACGAG AAGTGCGAGCTTTACTGGCCAGAGAAGGACGGCAGCTATGGCAGATTTGAGGTCAGAGTGTCCATTGTGAAAGAATGTGATGGCTACACCATTCGAGATATGATTATACAG GTGGGCTCAGAGAACAGGCAGGTAAGACACTACTGGTACTCCACATGGCCAGACCACCAGACCCCAGACTGCACTGGGCCCCTGCTCAGACTGGTGGTGGATGTGGATGAACACAGGCAGTCCATACCCAGCCCAGGACCCACCATCGTCCACTGCAG TGCAGGGATTGGCAGAACAGGTTGTTTCATCGCCAGTAGCATTGGATGCCTACAGCTGCAACACACTAGTAAGGCTGATGTGCTTCAGATTGTCTGTAAGCTACGCCTGGACAG GGGTGGTATGATCCAGACCAGTGAGCAGTACCAGTTCCTGTACCTCACCCTGGCTCAGTACAGTAGGCAGCTGGGGAACACAGACAGTGGCTCAGAGAGCCCTGTCCCTATCCAGACCATTAAAACTACGGGGACATGCGGTGACAGAGAAAGCCCAGCTAAAACTTGA
- the LOC109908543 gene encoding tyrosine-protein phosphatase non-receptor type 7-like isoform X1, giving the protein MNESVESPSSSQPVDQEQSFPCPAATAPRKPFQLQERRGSNVSLVLDVSTLSLGAVEPLCSISTPRETLLHLLRTSTRPLTPSQLQEASDETSRLNSEYQKIPPNFVNPAELDIPGHALKDRYKTILPNPETRVCLRNPAAEEAGDTGRYINANYIKGYNGAPRAYIATQGPMLNTVHDFWEMVWQEGSTTIVMITKLKEKNEKCELYWPEKDGSYGRFEVRVSIVKECDGYTIRDMIIQVGSENRQVRHYWYSTWPDHQTPDCTGPLLRLVVDVDEHRQSIPSPGPTIVHCSAGIGRTGCFIASSIGCLQLQHTSKADVLQIVCKLRLDRGGMIQTSEQYQFLYLTLAQYSRQLGNTDSGSESPVPIQTIKTTGTCGDRESPAKT; this is encoded by the exons ATGAATGAGTCAGTAGAATCCCCATCATCATCACAACCTGTGGACCAGGAACAGTCATTCCCCTGCCCTGCTGCCACAGCTCCTCGCAAACCATTCCAGCtccaggagag ACGGGGCTCCAATGTGTCCCTGGTGCTGGACGTGAGCACTCTCAGCCTGGGTGCGGTGGAGCCCTTGTGCTCCATCTCCACCCCCAGAGAGACCCTCCTCCACCTGCTGAGGACCTCAACACGCCCTCTGACCCCCTCTCAGCTGCAGGAGGCATCTGACGAGACCAGCAGGCTGAACTCAGAGTACCAG AAGATTCCTCCAAACTTTGTCAACCCTGCAGAGCTGGACATTCCAGGACACGCCTTAAAAGACAGATACAAGACCATACTGCCAA ATCCTGAGACCCGTGTGTGTCTGAGAAACCCTGCAGCAGAGGAAGCGGGTGATACTGGGAGATACATCAATGCAAACTACATAAAG GGTTACAACGGTGCACCCAGAGCCTACATCGCCACCCAGGGCCCCATGCTCAACACTGTGCATGACTTCTGGGAGATGGTGTGGCAGGAGGGATCCACCACCATTGTCATGATCACCAAGCTAAAGGAGAAGAACGAG AAGTGCGAGCTTTACTGGCCAGAGAAGGACGGCAGCTATGGCAGATTTGAGGTCAGAGTGTCCATTGTGAAAGAATGTGATGGCTACACCATTCGAGATATGATTATACAG GTGGGCTCAGAGAACAGGCAGGTAAGACACTACTGGTACTCCACATGGCCAGACCACCAGACCCCAGACTGCACTGGGCCCCTGCTCAGACTGGTGGTGGATGTGGATGAACACAGGCAGTCCATACCCAGCCCAGGACCCACCATCGTCCACTGCAG TGCAGGGATTGGCAGAACAGGTTGTTTCATCGCCAGTAGCATTGGATGCCTACAGCTGCAACACACTAGTAAGGCTGATGTGCTTCAGATTGTCTGTAAGCTACGCCTGGACAG GGGTGGTATGATCCAGACCAGTGAGCAGTACCAGTTCCTGTACCTCACCCTGGCTCAGTACAGTAGGCAGCTGGGGAACACAGACAGTGGCTCAGAGAGCCCTGTCCCTATCCAGACCATTAAAACTACGGGGACATGCGGTGACAGAGAAAGCCCAGCTAAAACTTGA